The Setaria italica strain Yugu1 chromosome IX, Setaria_italica_v2.0, whole genome shotgun sequence genome has a window encoding:
- the LOC101753670 gene encoding myosin-binding protein 1 isoform X2 — protein sequence MAAQARARPRNFSRQFWPVLRHAISECCLIIMLVATAVLSYMATRFARMCRLRSPCMLCSRLDRFLHGKAWFSEELVCAAHRLEISRLSCCQSHNKLACSDDMCDRCLLSCTTSDGKPSNLTNMNVKEKAKSRSRSRHKQLCSCCSLQFKKARNSHRLSEVANIRFPGDDMNKVRSISMASVGHSSDDDSDHLPFEGYRKLKVGHDSESEIHISDSDDDVGNAMPHEARGVAINISSRDVQLQPMISSGNGLSMLPSDNTVMTKPKQPLNTARHADSQSSGTNVAEYLDPAIGHGLDEINWSQINANVSDSNMDMQSRAMPEQVCAEHPKEKRSPDEEAMNDFAASTNAGTSSSADTHINCNNSLKNSSGGRGYLKSPRLSEIISARDTNSKTNEEVKTFLSQLSSARGFDGPFSESTASPRIRTQIDEYRQYDATGMAPFLDRNNSNLEPFDVNATSEDEGESSIECLKQQAEVNRKKMSMLYKELEAERSASAVAASEAMAMINRLQEEKAGMHMEALQYLRMMEEQADHDQEAIEKLNDLLTEREKELLDLEAELECYRSRLHDKPFDVGNFNAIDGAIAFGVLDGSDFMRHIMFDFEDEKAKILDSLHSLEETLGMSSINRFDLHGTNDTLQNGPLGDHLVSSQYLQNSELGTSQVPREHLISVSASSQQNDENQSVENQKSSPSCSQLDDANNCSMTSVKHDISLLNTRFKALEADQNFLKQILSSLNCSSDGVQYIQEITSHLRELRRIMAEQRDMTVL from the exons ATGGCTGCGCAAGCTCGTGCAAGGCCGCGGAACTTTTCGCGGCAATTCTGGCCGGTGCTTCGCCATGCCATCAGCGAGTGTTGCCTGATCATAATGCTCGTTGCGACCGCCGTGTTGTCATATATGGCCACAAGGTTCGCACGCATGTGCAGGCTCCGGTCACCATGTATGCTTTGCTCGAGATTGGATAGGTTTCTACATGGCAAGGCCTGGTTCTCTGAAGAACTGGTTTGTGCTGCACACAGGCTTGAAATCTCACGTTTGTCATGTTGCCAGAGTCACAACAAGCTTGCGTGTTCTGATGATATGTGTGATAGGTGCCTGCTTTCTTGCACTACCTCGGATGGTAAGCCTAGTAACCTGACAAACATGAATGTTAAGGAGAAGGCGAAGTCTCGATCGAGATCTAGGCACAAGCAGCTATGTTCTTGTTGTTCACTGCAGTTCAAGAAGGCACGGAATTCACACAGGCTATCTGAGGTTGCAAATATCAGGTTTCCTGGTGATGATATGAACAAAGTAAGAAGCATATCCATGGCAAGTGTTGGGCATTCTTCAGATGACGACTCTGATCACTTGCCTTTTGAAGGTTACAGAAAGCTAAAGGTTGGCCACGATTCTGAATCTGAGATTCACATCTCGGATAGTGATGACGATGTTGGCAATGCAATGCCTCATGAAGCTAGAGGAGTAGCCATTAACATCTCAAGTCGTGATGTGCAGCTGCAACCAATGATCTCCAGTGGCAACGGCTTGTCAATGCTTCCTTCTGATAATACTGTTATGACAAAGCCCAAGCAACCACTGAATACTGCAAGACATGCTGATAGTCAGTCTAGTGGCACCAACGTTGCAGAATATTTGGATCCTGCTATTGGGCATGGTTTGGATGAAATCAACTGGAGCCAAATCAATGCAAATGTAAGTGACAGCAATATGGACATGCAATCGAGGGCTATGCCTGAACAGGTTTGTGCGGAGCATCCAAAAGAGAAAA GAAGCCCTGATGAGGAAGCTATGAATGATTTTGCTGCTTCCACAAATGCTGGAACAAGCTCAAGTGCAGACACTCATATCAACTGCAACAACAGCTTGAAAAATTCTTCTGGCGGTAGAGGCTACCTTAAATCTCCTCGTTTATCTGAAATAATCTCCGCTAGGGACACCAATTCAAAAACAAATGAAGAAGTGAAAACATTTCTGTCACAACTATCTTCTGCACGAGGCTTTGATGGCCCTTTCAGTGAGTCGACTGCTAGTCCCAGAATCAGAACACAGATTGATGAGTAcagacaatatgatgctactgGTATGGCCCCATTTCTTGATAGGAACAACTCAAATCTGGAGCCGTTTGATGTGAATGCCACTAGTGAAGATGAAGGTGAAAGTTCTATTGAATGCTTGAAGCAGCAAGCTGAGGTTAACAGGAAAAAAATGAGTATGCTTTATAAGGAGCTCGAGGCAGAACGAAGTGCTTCAGcagttgcagcaagcgaagCAATGGCTATGATCAACAGGTTGCAAGAGGAAAAGGCCGGAATGCACATGGAAGCATTGCAGTATCTCCGGATGATGGAAGAGCAAGCTGATCATGACCAGGAAGCAATTGAGAAGTTAAACGACTTGCTTACAGAAAGGGAGAAAGAATTACTTGATCTGGAAGCTGAACTTGAGTGTTATCGGAGCAGGCTTCATGATAAGCCATTTGACGTTGGAAATTTCAATGCTATTGATGGAGCTATAGCATTTGGAGTCCTGGATGGCTCAGATTTCATGAGGCATATCAtgtttgattttgaagatgagaaGGCAAAGATTTTGGATTCCTTACACAGTTTGGAGGAAACACTCGGCATGTCTTCCATAAATAGATTTGATTTGCATGGCACAAATGATACTCTACAGAATGGGCCATTGGGAGATCACCTAGTGAGCAGCCAATATCTACAGAACTCAGAGCTGGGGACTTCTCAAGTGCCTCGAGAACACTTGATTAGTGTATCAGCTTCTTCTCAACAAAACGATGAAAATCAATCTGTTGAGAACCAAAAAAGTTCTCCTTCATGTTCCCAATTAGATGATGCAAACAATTGTTCTATGACAAGCGTTAAACATGACATTTCTCTCCTGAATACTAGATTCAAGGCACTTGAAGCAGATCAGAATTTTCTCAAGCAAATACTAAGTTCTCTTAATTGTAGCAGTGATGGCGTGCAATATATCCAGGAGATTACTAGCCATTTGAGAGAGCTGCGAAGAATTATGGCCGAACAAAGAGATATGACAGTGCTATGA
- the LOC101753670 gene encoding myosin-binding protein 1 isoform X1 yields MAAQARARPRNFSRQFWPVLRHAISECCLIIMLVATAVLSYMATRFARMCRLRSPCMLCSRLDRFLHGKAWFSEELVCAAHRLEISRLSCCQSHNKLACSDDMCDRCLLSCTTSDGKPSNLTNMNVKEKAKSRSRSRHKQLCSCCSLQFKKARNSHRLSEVANIRFPGDDMNKVRSISMASVGHSSDDDSDHLPFEGYRKLKVGHDSESEIHISDSDDDVGNAMPHEARGVAINISSRDVQLQPMISSGNGLSMLPSDNTVMTKPKQPLNTARHADSQSSGTNVAEYLDPAIGHGLDEINWSQINANVSDSNMDMQSRAMPEQVCAEHPKEKTFLVGIEEVGDSFEGVSGSPDEEAMNDFAASTNAGTSSSADTHINCNNSLKNSSGGRGYLKSPRLSEIISARDTNSKTNEEVKTFLSQLSSARGFDGPFSESTASPRIRTQIDEYRQYDATGMAPFLDRNNSNLEPFDVNATSEDEGESSIECLKQQAEVNRKKMSMLYKELEAERSASAVAASEAMAMINRLQEEKAGMHMEALQYLRMMEEQADHDQEAIEKLNDLLTEREKELLDLEAELECYRSRLHDKPFDVGNFNAIDGAIAFGVLDGSDFMRHIMFDFEDEKAKILDSLHSLEETLGMSSINRFDLHGTNDTLQNGPLGDHLVSSQYLQNSELGTSQVPREHLISVSASSQQNDENQSVENQKSSPSCSQLDDANNCSMTSVKHDISLLNTRFKALEADQNFLKQILSSLNCSSDGVQYIQEITSHLRELRRIMAEQRDMTVL; encoded by the exons ATGGCTGCGCAAGCTCGTGCAAGGCCGCGGAACTTTTCGCGGCAATTCTGGCCGGTGCTTCGCCATGCCATCAGCGAGTGTTGCCTGATCATAATGCTCGTTGCGACCGCCGTGTTGTCATATATGGCCACAAGGTTCGCACGCATGTGCAGGCTCCGGTCACCATGTATGCTTTGCTCGAGATTGGATAGGTTTCTACATGGCAAGGCCTGGTTCTCTGAAGAACTGGTTTGTGCTGCACACAGGCTTGAAATCTCACGTTTGTCATGTTGCCAGAGTCACAACAAGCTTGCGTGTTCTGATGATATGTGTGATAGGTGCCTGCTTTCTTGCACTACCTCGGATGGTAAGCCTAGTAACCTGACAAACATGAATGTTAAGGAGAAGGCGAAGTCTCGATCGAGATCTAGGCACAAGCAGCTATGTTCTTGTTGTTCACTGCAGTTCAAGAAGGCACGGAATTCACACAGGCTATCTGAGGTTGCAAATATCAGGTTTCCTGGTGATGATATGAACAAAGTAAGAAGCATATCCATGGCAAGTGTTGGGCATTCTTCAGATGACGACTCTGATCACTTGCCTTTTGAAGGTTACAGAAAGCTAAAGGTTGGCCACGATTCTGAATCTGAGATTCACATCTCGGATAGTGATGACGATGTTGGCAATGCAATGCCTCATGAAGCTAGAGGAGTAGCCATTAACATCTCAAGTCGTGATGTGCAGCTGCAACCAATGATCTCCAGTGGCAACGGCTTGTCAATGCTTCCTTCTGATAATACTGTTATGACAAAGCCCAAGCAACCACTGAATACTGCAAGACATGCTGATAGTCAGTCTAGTGGCACCAACGTTGCAGAATATTTGGATCCTGCTATTGGGCATGGTTTGGATGAAATCAACTGGAGCCAAATCAATGCAAATGTAAGTGACAGCAATATGGACATGCAATCGAGGGCTATGCCTGAACAGGTTTGTGCGGAGCATCCAAAAGAGAAAA CTTTTCTTGTTGGTATTGAGGAAGTTGGTGATTCTTTTGAGGGTGTTTCAGGAAGCCCTGATGAGGAAGCTATGAATGATTTTGCTGCTTCCACAAATGCTGGAACAAGCTCAAGTGCAGACACTCATATCAACTGCAACAACAGCTTGAAAAATTCTTCTGGCGGTAGAGGCTACCTTAAATCTCCTCGTTTATCTGAAATAATCTCCGCTAGGGACACCAATTCAAAAACAAATGAAGAAGTGAAAACATTTCTGTCACAACTATCTTCTGCACGAGGCTTTGATGGCCCTTTCAGTGAGTCGACTGCTAGTCCCAGAATCAGAACACAGATTGATGAGTAcagacaatatgatgctactgGTATGGCCCCATTTCTTGATAGGAACAACTCAAATCTGGAGCCGTTTGATGTGAATGCCACTAGTGAAGATGAAGGTGAAAGTTCTATTGAATGCTTGAAGCAGCAAGCTGAGGTTAACAGGAAAAAAATGAGTATGCTTTATAAGGAGCTCGAGGCAGAACGAAGTGCTTCAGcagttgcagcaagcgaagCAATGGCTATGATCAACAGGTTGCAAGAGGAAAAGGCCGGAATGCACATGGAAGCATTGCAGTATCTCCGGATGATGGAAGAGCAAGCTGATCATGACCAGGAAGCAATTGAGAAGTTAAACGACTTGCTTACAGAAAGGGAGAAAGAATTACTTGATCTGGAAGCTGAACTTGAGTGTTATCGGAGCAGGCTTCATGATAAGCCATTTGACGTTGGAAATTTCAATGCTATTGATGGAGCTATAGCATTTGGAGTCCTGGATGGCTCAGATTTCATGAGGCATATCAtgtttgattttgaagatgagaaGGCAAAGATTTTGGATTCCTTACACAGTTTGGAGGAAACACTCGGCATGTCTTCCATAAATAGATTTGATTTGCATGGCACAAATGATACTCTACAGAATGGGCCATTGGGAGATCACCTAGTGAGCAGCCAATATCTACAGAACTCAGAGCTGGGGACTTCTCAAGTGCCTCGAGAACACTTGATTAGTGTATCAGCTTCTTCTCAACAAAACGATGAAAATCAATCTGTTGAGAACCAAAAAAGTTCTCCTTCATGTTCCCAATTAGATGATGCAAACAATTGTTCTATGACAAGCGTTAAACATGACATTTCTCTCCTGAATACTAGATTCAAGGCACTTGAAGCAGATCAGAATTTTCTCAAGCAAATACTAAGTTCTCTTAATTGTAGCAGTGATGGCGTGCAATATATCCAGGAGATTACTAGCCATTTGAGAGAGCTGCGAAGAATTATGGCCGAACAAAGAGATATGACAGTGCTATGA